Proteins from a genomic interval of Caldisericaceae bacterium:
- the mraY gene encoding phospho-N-acetylmuramoyl-pentapeptide-transferase, with product MDKNISNIIFAFVILIEFFLLLYFEKFLIRYLKKRNAVQHVRDEMGDIHKIKEGTPRGGGIVFLLAPIFFLPFNHSKVAFFVTSSVLLFGIIGLIDDVLTFKKHSSDGLSVKSKLILHFLASLTLFVIFKDIFSFNVKFLSFDLKLGWFIYFILFLMMFIGSANAFNLTDGVDGLLGSVTFAILLLLSLIANTLGNTSYVYLILVFIVSILAFLWFNSPKASIFMGDVGSGALGALVASLSVILKIELYLPIFAVIPVIEALSIFIQITYFKRTHGKRVFKMTPIHHHFELSGLSEAQIDFRFSIITLVASLVVFFLKVYFG from the coding sequence ATGGATAAGAACATTTCAAACATTATCTTTGCTTTTGTTATCTTAATTGAATTTTTTTTATTGTTGTATTTTGAAAAATTTCTTATTAGATATCTTAAGAAACGTAATGCAGTCCAACATGTGCGTGATGAAATGGGCGATATTCACAAAATAAAGGAAGGCACACCAAGAGGCGGAGGGATAGTATTTCTTCTTGCACCTATCTTTTTTCTTCCCTTTAATCATTCAAAAGTTGCATTCTTTGTTACATCTTCAGTGCTCTTATTTGGTATAATTGGGCTTATTGATGATGTTCTTACTTTTAAAAAACACTCTTCAGATGGACTTTCTGTTAAAAGTAAACTTATTTTACATTTTCTTGCAAGTCTTACTCTGTTTGTAATTTTTAAAGATATCTTTTCTTTTAATGTTAAATTCTTATCTTTCGATTTGAAATTGGGTTGGTTTATTTATTTTATACTTTTCTTAATGATGTTTATTGGTTCTGCTAATGCTTTTAACCTGACGGACGGGGTAGATGGGCTTCTTGGAAGTGTTACTTTTGCCATACTTCTTTTACTATCTTTAATTGCAAACACCCTTGGAAACACTTCCTACGTATATTTGATACTTGTTTTTATTGTTTCTATTCTTGCTTTTCTATGGTTCAATAGCCCAAAAGCTTCAATTTTTATGGGGGATGTTGGATCGGGTGCTTTAGGTGCACTTGTTGCTTCTCTTTCTGTTATTTTGAAAATAGAGTTGTATCTTCCAATTTTTGCTGTTATTCCTGTCATTGAAGCTCTTTCAATTTTTATCCAGATTACATATTTTAAGAGAACTCACGGTAAAAGAGTATTTAAAATGACACCTATCCATCACCATTTTGAGTTATCTGGACTTAGTGAAGCACAAATTGATTTTAGGTTTTCTATTATAACATTGGTAGCTTCTCTTGTTGTATTCTTTTTAAAAGTGTATTTTGGTTAG
- the murD gene encoding UDP-N-acetylmuramoyl-L-alanine--D-glutamate ligase has protein sequence MKVLVLGARKSGVYASILAKSKGFSVFLSELNDNHETHSFESLLKEHKIPYEIGKHSFDKFKDFDLVVLSPGIPLNSEVVRYLEECGKKIIGELEFANMFASNTEVIAITGTNGKSTTTALTYHIIKDFYPSSVYGGNLGTPYSFLLLENPNPQFAILETSCFQLETIEQYHPKVSVFLNFTEDHLDRYGTMDNYLEAKKRIFLNQTESDFTVLNFDDSTLRELAKDLRPKVYFFSLTNKVDRGAYLLGGEIYFKDSTTSESIKIINRSDIPLLGLHNVENTLAAITASILIGVDINTVAKSIKTFKGLPHRLEFVREVDGITFINDSKSTTPDSTIKALESFDRKVILIAGGSSKNNDFTNLGKMFPQKVKHLILMGKTANEIKEAAIKANFNNFSVVESLRDAILLAKSKASRFDVVLLSPACASFDMFRDFEDRGDQFKEIVNSL, from the coding sequence GTGAAAGTTCTTGTTCTTGGAGCTCGTAAATCCGGTGTTTATGCAAGCATCCTTGCAAAAAGTAAAGGCTTTAGTGTTTTTTTATCTGAGCTAAACGACAACCATGAAACACATTCGTTTGAGTCACTTCTAAAAGAGCACAAAATCCCATATGAGATAGGTAAGCATAGTTTCGATAAATTTAAAGATTTTGACCTCGTTGTTTTATCTCCTGGCATACCTTTAAATTCAGAAGTTGTAAGGTATCTTGAAGAATGCGGTAAAAAAATTATAGGAGAATTGGAATTTGCAAATATGTTTGCTTCAAATACTGAAGTTATTGCAATTACAGGCACCAATGGTAAGAGCACTACAACAGCCCTTACTTACCACATCATTAAAGACTTTTATCCTTCATCTGTTTATGGTGGTAATTTAGGCACCCCTTATTCCTTTCTTCTTTTAGAAAATCCAAATCCACAGTTTGCTATTCTTGAAACGAGTTGTTTTCAACTTGAGACAATTGAACAATACCACCCAAAGGTCTCTGTATTTTTAAACTTTACAGAAGACCACCTTGACAGGTATGGCACCATGGATAATTATTTAGAAGCAAAGAAAAGGATTTTTTTAAACCAGACAGAGTCTGACTTTACCGTTTTAAATTTTGATGACAGCACCTTAAGAGAACTTGCAAAAGACTTAAGACCTAAGGTTTATTTTTTCTCTTTAACAAATAAAGTTGATAGAGGTGCCTATCTTTTGGGCGGTGAAATTTATTTTAAGGATTCTACAACCTCTGAATCCATAAAGATTATAAATAGAAGCGATATTCCCCTTTTAGGGCTTCATAATGTTGAAAATACACTTGCAGCGATTACTGCTTCAATTTTAATTGGTGTTGATATAAATACAGTTGCTAAATCTATTAAAACTTTTAAAGGTCTTCCCCATAGGCTTGAATTTGTAAGGGAAGTTGATGGCATAACGTTCATAAATGATTCAAAGTCTACAACACCTGATTCTACAATTAAGGCACTTGAATCTTTTGATAGGAAAGTAATTCTTATTGCAGGGGGAAGCTCAAAAAATAACGATTTTACAAATTTGGGTAAAATGTTTCCACAAAAAGTTAAACACCTTATACTTATGGGGAAAACAGCAAATGAAATAAAGGAAGCCGCAATAAAAGCAAATTTTAATAACTTTTCAGTTGTAGAAAGCTTAAGAGACGCAATTCTTCTTGCAAAATCAAAAGCAAGTCGCTTTGATGTGGTCTTACTATCACCTGCTTGTGCAAGTTTTGATATGTTCAGGGATTTTGAAGATAGAGGCGATCAATTTAAGGAAATCGTAAATTCGTTATGA
- the murG gene encoding undecaprenyldiphospho-muramoylpentapeptide beta-N-acetylglucosaminyltransferase, whose translation MKVIIVGGGTGGHVYPLIPIGKELKKRNFEVVFVGRKGRIEDRIFTSYGFDMEFVSASQFDFNIKTIFLFIFNFFNGVTESFRIIKKHKPDAVLGGGGYVSLPVLIASILTNVPIFIYEQNIIPGRTNLLFKRFAIKIFLGFPDANDIFKGKGMFVGNPVRKEVIGVEKRVGLDFFDFEDKFTLLVFGGSGGAYKLNKTVFSIIEELLKFDIQIIFITGEKFYKDFKDKIVHKSLRMFPYLEHMGYAYAAADLAITRGGAMTLSELVLNEVYSIVVPFPYARDNHQYFNAKYFESLGCVEVLEENSLNEKLLLDRILELKEKLRIIKMGCSSLYPKDSEVKIVDTIEEIINKHG comes from the coding sequence ATGAAAGTAATTATAGTAGGTGGTGGAACTGGAGGTCATGTTTATCCTCTAATTCCTATAGGAAAAGAGCTTAAAAAAAGAAATTTTGAAGTGGTATTTGTAGGGAGAAAAGGAAGAATTGAAGATAGGATTTTTACCTCCTACGGTTTTGATATGGAATTTGTAAGTGCATCTCAATTTGATTTCAATATCAAAACAATCTTTTTATTTATCTTTAACTTTTTTAATGGCGTTACTGAATCTTTTAGAATTATCAAAAAGCATAAGCCCGATGCTGTATTAGGTGGTGGTGGTTATGTTTCTCTTCCTGTTCTTATTGCCTCTATTTTAACAAATGTCCCAATTTTTATATATGAACAAAATATCATTCCTGGAAGGACAAATTTGCTCTTTAAAAGATTTGCTATAAAAATTTTCCTTGGATTTCCTGATGCAAACGATATTTTTAAAGGAAAAGGCATGTTTGTTGGCAATCCAGTAAGAAAAGAAGTTATTGGAGTTGAAAAGAGAGTTGGTTTGGATTTTTTTGATTTTGAGGATAAATTTACCCTTCTTGTATTTGGAGGCTCTGGTGGTGCGTATAAACTTAACAAAACTGTTTTCTCTATCATTGAGGAGCTTCTTAAATTTGACATACAGATCATTTTTATAACCGGCGAAAAGTTTTATAAAGACTTTAAAGATAAGATTGTTCATAAGAGTTTGAGAATGTTTCCTTATCTTGAACACATGGGGTATGCCTATGCAGCTGCCGACCTTGCCATTACAAGAGGTGGAGCAATGACTCTCTCCGAGCTTGTATTAAATGAGGTTTATTCAATAGTTGTCCCTTTCCCTTATGCAAGAGATAACCACCAGTATTTTAATGCAAAGTATTTTGAATCTTTAGGCTGCGTTGAAGTACTTGAAGAAAATTCCCTAAATGAAAAATTGCTTTTGGATAGGATTTTAGAATTAAAGGAAAAATTACGTATAATAAAAATGGGTTGTAGCAGTTTATACCCAAAAGATAGTGAAGTAAAGATTGTCGATACAATTGAGGAAATTATAAATAAACATGGATAA
- the murF gene encoding UDP-N-acetylmuramoyl-tripeptide--D-alanyl-D-alanine ligase yields MNFKLEEFLNGFDGIRMNTIPKTFNKFKIDSRTVEKGDIFIALKGLKYDGHDFVKDAIQKGALGVVVEKEIPLDNTFEFVVNSTRDFIKHIGLVGRKHASGCVLGITGSAGKTTLKESVANALSKKFSVLKTEGNLNTDVSLPLFFANEINLREDFIVVELGVQKPYDMDYLLELTQPHYGVITNIGESHIEYLQSKEGVLNEKFKLAKYVDNNGIAFLNGDDDLLFEASHNLKNRVLIGFNKRNDVVIDLLTKEGVRTLNLIFADRKFYFSLPFYGYQFVYTLAFTFAIAFHFGVDPDLIVSSLKEFKPYRGRGEIINFSHISILDDTYNSNPVSLTFALKSLLDDNKPKVIIIGDMLELGKDAYEIHESFVSLIEEVDPYLLITYGDFTKSIYENASTALKFHFTDEDALKEFLEKFDFKKGSLIFLKGSRGMKMERFVEVLKGRFKDG; encoded by the coding sequence ATGAACTTTAAATTAGAAGAGTTTCTTAATGGCTTTGATGGAATTAGGATGAATACTATACCTAAGACTTTCAATAAGTTTAAGATAGATTCAAGAACTGTTGAAAAAGGAGATATTTTTATTGCTTTAAAAGGTTTAAAGTATGATGGGCATGATTTTGTAAAAGACGCAATTCAAAAAGGTGCTTTAGGTGTTGTTGTTGAAAAAGAGATTCCTCTAGATAATACTTTTGAATTTGTTGTAAATTCTACCAGAGATTTCATTAAACACATCGGTTTAGTTGGAAGAAAGCATGCCTCAGGTTGTGTGTTGGGTATTACAGGAAGTGCTGGTAAAACTACCCTTAAAGAATCTGTTGCTAATGCCTTATCAAAAAAATTTTCCGTATTAAAAACAGAAGGCAACCTCAATACTGATGTTTCTTTACCGTTATTTTTTGCAAATGAAATAAATTTGAGAGAGGATTTTATTGTTGTAGAATTGGGTGTTCAAAAACCTTATGATATGGATTATCTTCTTGAATTAACTCAACCACACTACGGAGTTATTACAAATATTGGTGAATCTCACATCGAATATCTACAATCAAAAGAGGGGGTGTTAAATGAGAAATTTAAACTCGCAAAATACGTTGATAATAATGGCATTGCTTTTTTAAATGGTGATGATGATCTGTTGTTTGAAGCCTCGCATAATCTTAAAAATAGAGTACTTATAGGTTTTAATAAGAGAAACGATGTAGTAATTGATTTATTAACTAAAGAAGGCGTTAGGACGTTGAACCTGATTTTTGCTGATCGAAAATTTTACTTTTCACTTCCTTTTTACGGTTATCAGTTTGTTTATACTTTGGCTTTTACTTTTGCAATTGCCTTCCATTTCGGAGTTGACCCTGATTTAATAGTTTCCTCTTTAAAAGAATTTAAGCCTTATAGAGGAAGAGGAGAGATTATAAATTTTTCACATATATCCATATTGGATGATACTTATAACTCAAATCCAGTTTCTCTTACTTTTGCATTAAAATCACTTTTAGATGATAATAAACCAAAGGTTATAATAATAGGAGACATGCTTGAACTTGGCAAGGATGCTTATGAGATTCATGAAAGTTTTGTCTCTTTAATCGAAGAAGTTGATCCATATCTACTTATAACTTATGGGGATTTTACAAAATCTATTTACGAAAATGCTTCGACTGCTTTAAAATTTCATTTTACCGATGAAGACGCCCTAAAGGAGTTTTTAGAAAAATTTGATTTTAAAAAAGGTTCTTTAATTTTTTTAAAAGGATCACGCGGCATGAAGATGGAAAGATTTGTTGAAGTCTTGAAAGGAAGGTTTAAAGATGGATAA
- a CDS encoding FtsW/RodA/SpoVE family cell cycle protein, with the protein MKKILNPYSISLIFFVTLLSIIGIISSVSLSVVYPNTYIRQLVSVAIGYLLMIFFAFFDHHILQKFAKISTFILFLLLLYLLFQGGVSRFINFGVFNFQPSQFAYIVLSLLIAKIFSNKIKDDELTKVFLVSLVLIGVFSLLISLEPDMGSAAQLFLTCFLTLVIIGMPLLHIFVFSTFSIVSFLLLLGFSEEWRRRIEAFLNPEAFATSDALQTLQSIKAFARGGINGVGFLKGIFKYPQVLPVSVSDFVLPVIGEELGGIVIIIIAVSYLGLLYTGFRIASVAQSLFSRILAIGLTLGICMFATINFAVNLGLMPVTGVPLPFISMGFNNMVANFISVGILINISRKEVGE; encoded by the coding sequence ATGAAAAAGATTTTAAACCCGTATTCCATTTCTCTTATTTTCTTCGTAACCTTATTATCCATTATTGGCATTATATCAAGTGTTAGTCTTAGTGTAGTTTATCCAAATACGTACATAAGACAATTAGTTTCAGTTGCTATAGGATATTTATTGATGATATTTTTTGCATTTTTTGACCACCACATCTTACAAAAATTTGCTAAGATTAGCACCTTTATATTGTTTTTATTACTTCTCTACCTTCTTTTTCAAGGGGGTGTTTCAAGATTTATTAATTTTGGAGTCTTCAATTTTCAGCCTTCGCAATTTGCATACATAGTTTTGTCTCTACTTATTGCAAAAATTTTTTCTAATAAGATAAAGGACGATGAACTTACAAAGGTTTTTCTTGTTTCTCTGGTGTTGATTGGGGTTTTTTCTTTGCTCATTTCTTTAGAACCGGATATGGGTTCTGCTGCACAGCTGTTTTTGACGTGCTTTTTAACCCTTGTAATTATTGGAATGCCTCTATTGCATATTTTTGTGTTTTCTACTTTTAGCATAGTTTCATTTTTACTTCTACTTGGTTTTAGTGAGGAATGGAGAAGAAGAATAGAAGCCTTTTTAAATCCAGAAGCATTTGCAACATCAGATGCACTTCAAACTTTACAATCTATTAAAGCATTTGCAAGAGGAGGTATTAACGGTGTCGGTTTTCTAAAGGGTATTTTTAAATATCCTCAAGTTTTACCTGTATCAGTTTCAGACTTTGTTTTACCAGTCATCGGGGAAGAATTAGGAGGAATTGTTATTATAATAATTGCTGTCTCCTACTTGGGGTTGTTGTATACGGGTTTTAGGATTGCAAGTGTAGCGCAATCTCTTTTTTCACGGATTCTTGCGATTGGTCTTACTTTAGGGATTTGCATGTTTGCAACTATTAATTTTGCAGTGAATTTAGGTCTAATGCCAGTAACAGGGGTGCCTTTACCATTTATAAGCATGGGCTTTAATAATATGGTTGCTAATTTTATCTCTGTAGGTATACTTATTAATATTTCAAGGAAAGAGGTTGGTGAATGA